A single Penaeus vannamei isolate JL-2024 chromosome 22, ASM4276789v1, whole genome shotgun sequence DNA region contains:
- the LOC138865656 gene encoding uncharacterized protein: MGAKDAMAVALLWTCLAAGVAADAQHFEVRSPRDASSETETKRLTRRILHPPNLSSDDFQRPGSDGTTVLLENEGERRASLIQEDSGIQYKVLNNKGNGTYEFGYDTRGGRTGARFFRHEEKGVDGRVRGQYGFVDANDDLHVILYVTDALGHRIRTETHKIEGYGRELSRMLEQASSSADVKDQINILLEKRKSNPTVTTSSTSSTSTSTVASTDPPATTTQTFRTTRGTNLFSDFEPYFSDEDPPATTIRPTLRSLLRSTAFTSSSIRHSTPRPFDRDLSSASVLTRPPTSRDSLRESLDYDDVDRLVSLLDNARSRTTTHPRLRDFSTPATFSGRDDFTSAPSSRPSTLEELRELARSTQSPRRERPDDAGTARPSEASLLPLALGIPVPLRKSLSEDQSDKLRNYLSRILRGDGGESGAIVLGRLNANAFRGSKMSDVLRSLGLIQSDFDDVIRGSNGDPLAVYFDPTAGRETQGQKISNNRANSKPVNEGIIDGGIIDGGIIDGGIVDGGIIGDGGRGFLRGSITSRPLNGDTGGKNLGGEIIDGGIVDGGIIGGTRDDGIIDGGIIDGGIIGGRISTRGKSGRGFNSGDIIDGGIIDGGIIDDRRVDNFNNGRRGKTIDQPSARDFASQPRGSTSQQYGNAKSLLTPPPTRPSSRRPSSRRPSSAGGSSKTSLLDQASLIDQLIAFHKPEYPEGFKEREAFNNPSEASRQRGLSQGSVSEREKDQRRNNFRGNAQNSNDRSFSDSDERNINRAQNQDFLNFENRFTGNSNRDKQLISSSQNRNAADDLRADRQQTNFNENTNLQEDDLKTLLERLIVERQQTRPVQNTDRQNRPNSDLNQDDLRKILERLQQERQVTRPQNLDNQRNPSNSLTEDIQRLINEFKQRAETEQPRQFQNSNSQNRPVDSLRSIVDSLRAETKQPFQENRENRPNDNLDEDNIRRFVKNLQTNTQQSRSNGQDSSFSDGRDSQQSFQNSNRLNIPAVNSGDTDQINQLQNNNRQNIPNENLERNTQQSRPIQNSNIQDNQQASNRPVQNSVNSQQPVNNQVQNSAAFNGRALQNNQPTQNNQPIQNNQRVQSTQPIQNTQPVQNTQPLQNTQPLQNTQPIQNNQQIPNTQPIQNNQQIPNTQPIQNRQPVQNSNNNQVQNHQRSGNVDRSNAQQSNFNNAVQEPSQNQRFSSNNGNGNPQGQNGNQINSRTQTTQPAQGKQIAETQSQVEGPVRMPEVLHYIPSPDLSTGRPSDYQVPAAPRPSENLGKSSESVEVTPPNTEQKSNDNRNPSAVNLVSPADDNFGVRPVSVSSLSPNRSPVFINSTVYFTTTAIPDILHSNLIRPRLRQSGQSLFAKELRQESDSSSDESGEQKTDRDLGRTNNRISQPVNSLDIETSNARERPREGQGIGTASLGSSGHIPSKIDTIVLPAFFDTTPQPLPSTPKTTRPTTTAPTLKRPPPTTQQTTRQLVPTAPSGPPSASLRGTNRGRLSHFPVNSREQGAFRRIVPTNAPPTQFPTTTLRGTTLSRFQSLRKPPRVTTLPPIHLPTTAVHPTTTAITQVFSRPIIGTPDSFFPTASAEVSSNGRALNSKPPPIVVNNPPIHLTTVLPPSVALLRSPQGLPRVRPEDVVPILHHGPPLIPTLRGPTFPHSRVRSYRLGSGSIHSR, encoded by the exons ATGGGTGCCAAGGATGCGATGGCGGTGGCTCTCCTGTGGACTTGTCTCGCGGCGGGAGTGGCTGCAGATGCCCAGCACTTCGAAGTGAGGTCCCCGCGCGACGCCTCCTCGGAAACGGAAACGAAGAGACTCACCCGCCGGATTTTGCACCCGCCTAACCTGTCCTCGGATGACTTCCAGAGACCGGGTTCTGACGGGACCACCGTGCTGCTGGAAAACGAGGGGGAGCGGAGGGCGTCGCTCATCCAGGAGGACAGTGGCATCCAGTACAAAGTGCTGAACAACAAG GGCAACGGGACCTACGAGTTCGGCTACGACACCCGCGGCGGCCGCACGGGCGCTCGGTTCTTCCGGCACGAGGAGAAGGGCGTGGACGGCCGCGTGCGGGGCCAGTACGGCTTCGTCGACGCCAACGACGACCTGCACGTCATCCTTTACGTCACGGATGCGCTCGGACACAG AATAAGGACTGAAACCCACAAAATCGAGGGATATGGCCGAGAACTCTCCAGGATGTTGGAGCAAGCCTCTTCGAGCGCTGACGTAAAGGATCAGATCAATATACTCCTTGAGAAACGCAAGTCGAACCCCACGGtgactacctcctccacctcctccacctccacctccaccgtcgCGAGCACAGATCCCCCAGCGACCACCACCCAGACCTTCAGAACCACAAGGGGCACCAACCTCTTCTCTGACTTTGAGCCTTACTTCTCCGACGAGGATCCTCCGGCGACCACTATCCGACCGACGCTGAGGTCCCTCCTGCGCTCCACCGCTTTCACGTCGTCCTCGATCCGCCACAGCACTCCGCGGCCTTTTGACCGGGATCTGTCCTCGGCGTCTGTCCTCACCCGCCCGCCGACTTCGCGAGACAGCTTGCGTGAGTCGTTGGACTACGATGACGTCGACAGGCTCGTTTCACTCCTCGATAACGCTAGGTCGAGGACGACCACGCACCCGAGGCTCCGCGATTTCTCAACTCCCGCCACATTCTCGGGGAGGGACGACTTCACTAGCGCCCCGTCGTCCCGACCCAGCACCCTCGAAGAACTGCGGGAACTCGCAAGGAGCACACAGTCTCCTAGACGGGAGCGGCCGGACGACGCTGGGACAGCACGGCCGTCAGAagcctccctcctgcctctggCTCTTGGCATACCAGTCCCACTGAGGAAATCACTCTCAGAGGACCAGTCTGATAAACTCAGGAACTACCTATCACGGATTTTACGTGGGGACGGCGGGGAATCTGGCGCCATTGTGCTTGGCAGACTAAATGCGAATGCATTCAGAGGCTCAAAAATGAGTGATGTCCTCAGGTCACTGGGCCTTATCCAGTCAGACTTTGACGATGTAATCCGCGGTTCTAATGGAGATCCTCTTGCAGTCTACTTCGACCCAACAGCAGGCCGTGAGACACAGGGACAGAAGATTTCGAACAACAGAGCAAACAGCAAGCCAGTCAATGAGGGCATTATCGACGGAGGCATCATCGACGGAGGCATCATTGACGGAGGCATCGTCGACGGCGGTATCATTGGCGATGGCGGACGGGGCTTCCTCCGGGGCAGCATTACAAGCAGGCCTCTGAATGGTGACACCGGGGGTAAGAACCTCGGAGGCGAGATCATTGATGGGGGCATCGTCGACGGGGGCATTATAGGTGGCACCAGAGACGACGGCATCATTGACGGGGGAATTATTGATGGAGGTATCATTGGGGGGAGAATATCTACCCGAGGGAAAAGTGGTCGCGGCTTCAACAGTGGAGATATTATTGATGGCGGCATTATTGACGGGGGCATAATTGATGATAGGAGGGTCGACAACTTTAACAACGGACGACGTGGCAAGACGATCGACCAACCTTCAGCACGAGACTTTGCCAGTCAACCGCGAGGATCCACAAGCCAACAGTATGGTAATGCCAAGAGcttactcactcctcctcccactcggCCGTCATCTCGAAGGCCGTCATCCCGAAGACCGTCATCCGCGGGAGGGTCATCCAAGACGTCCCTCCTCGACCAGGCGTCCCTCATTGACCAGCTCATCGCATTCCACAAGCCAGAATACCCAGAAGGCTTCAAAGAGCGAGAGGCTTTCAACAACCCATCAGAGGCTTCCCGCCAAAGAGGACTTTCACAAGGAAGTGTCAGTGAACGTGAAAAAGATCAACGTCGAAATAATTTTAGGGGAAATGCACAGAACTCTAACGATCGCTCCTTCTCAGACTCCGATGAGCGAAATATAAACAGAGCTCAAAATCAAGATTTCCTAAATTTCGAAAACAGATTCACAGGAAATTCAAACAGAGATAAACAATTAATCAGCTCTTCCCAAAACCGCAATGCAGCCGACGATCTGCGTGCGGACAGACAACAAACAAATTTCAATGAAAACACCAACCTCCAAGAAGATGACTTAAAAACACTTCTCGAAAGATTAATTGTAGAAAGACAACAGACTCGTCCAGTGCAGAATACCGATAGACAGAATCGTCCAAACAGTGACTTGAATCAAGATGACCTGAGGAAAATTCTCGAACGGTTACAGCAGGAAAGGCAAGTGACTCGTCCTCAAAATTTAGACAATCAGCGCAACCCTTCCAACAGTCTAACAGAAGACATTCAGCGACTTATTAACGAATTCAAACAGAGAGCAGAAACAGAGCAGCCCCGTCAGTTTCAAAATTCCAACAGTCAAAACAGACCAGTTGACAGTTTGAGAAGCATCGTCGACAGTCTGCGTGCTGAAACCAAGCAGCCGTttcaagaaaatagagaaaataggcCTAATGATAATCTAGATGAGGACAATATAAGAAGATTCGTGAAAAAtctacagacaaatacacagcaGTCTCGTTCAAACGGGCAAGATAGTAGTTTTAGTGATGGAAGGGATTCTCAACAGTCATTCCAGAATTCTAATAGACTAAATATTCCTGCAGTAAATTCAGGAGATACAGATCAGATAAACCAACTTCAAAATAACAATAGACAGAATATACCAAATGAGAATTTAGAGAGAAATACACAACAGTCTAGGCCTATTCAGAATTCTAACATACAGGATAACCAGCAAGCATCCAACAGACCTGTTCAGAATTCAGTTAACAGCCAACAACCTGTCAATAATCAGGTTCAGAATTCAGCTGCATTCAATGGACGGGCGTTGCAGAATAATCAACCCACTCAGAATAATCAGCCAATTCAGAATAATCAACGTGTTCAGAGTACTCAACCAATTCAGAATACGCAACCAGTTCAGAATACTCAACCTCTTCAGAATACTCAACCTCTTCAGAATACTCAACCTATTCAGAATAATCAACAAATTCCGAATACTCAACCTATTCAGAATAATCAACAAATTCCGAATACTCAACCAATTCAGAATAGGCAACCTGTTCAAAACTCAAACAATAACCAAGTGCAGAATCACCAACGTTCTGGGAATGTTGATAGGAGTAATGCACAGCAAAGTAATTTCAACAATGCCGTGCAAGAACCAAGTCAAAATCAGAGATTCAGTTCaaataatggaaatggaaatCCACAGGGGCAAAACGGAAACCAAATAAACAGTCGCACCCAAACCACGCAGCCTGCACAAGGTAAGCAAATCGCCGAAACGCAGTCACAAGTCGAAGGGCCTGTCAGGATGCCAGAGGTCCTTCATTACATTCCCTCGCCGGACCTTTCCACAGGCAGGCCCTCGGACTATCAGGTGCCTGCCGCTCCACGCCCAAGTGAAAATTTAGGAAAGTCAAGTGAATCTGTTGAAGTAACACCTCCAAATACAGAGCAAAAGTCAAATGATAACAGGAATCCGTCTGCCGTTAACCTTGTGTCGCCAGCCGATGATAACTTCGGTGTGcgtcctgtgtctgtgtcttctctctcacCGAATCGTTCTCCGGTGTTCATCAACTCCACCGTGTACTTCACCACAACGGCCATTCCGGACATTCTCCACTCTAATCTCATCCGGCCTCGTCTCCGACAGTCTGGGCAATCTCTATTCGCCAAAGAATTGCGCCAGGAGAGTGACTCCTCGAGCGATGAATCAGGCGAGCAGAAAACAGATAGGGATTTGGGGCGAACTAATAACCGCATCTCGCAGCCTGTCAACAGCCTCGACATCGAGACGAGCAACGCCCGGGAGAGGCCTCGAGAAGGACAGGGAATCGGAACCGCAAGTTTGGGTTCCAGCGGCCACATTCCCTCCAAGATCGACACGATCGTCCTTCCAGCGTTTTTTGACACAACTCCTCAACCCTTACCATCGACTCCCAAAACCACACGGCCCACCACCACTGCTCCCACGCTGAAGAGGCCTCCTCCCACAACACAGCAGACTACCAGACAACTAGTCCCCACGGCCCCCTCAGGCCCTCCCAGTGCTTCGCTTCGAGGCACAAATCGTGGGCGACTCTCTCACTTCCCCGTAAATTCACGGGAACAAGGTGCCTTCAGGCGCATTGTGCCCACCAATGCGCCTCCCACCCAATTCCCAACAACAACATTGCGCGGTACAACACTGAGCCGCTTCCAGAGCCTCAGGAAACCTCCACGAGTAACAACCCTGCCTCCCATCCACCTGCCAACCACCGCAGTCCATCCCACGACGACAGCAATCACCCAGGTGTTCAGCCGCCCCATCATCGGGACCCCAGACTCCTTCTTCCCAACGGCGTCCGCTGAAGTGTCCTCGAACGGACGGGCGCTCAACAGCAAGCCCCCTCCCATCGTCGTGAACAACCCGCCCATCCACTTGACCACAGTGCTGCCGCCTTCAGTCGCCCTCCTCAGGTCACCTCAGGGGCTTCCTCGCGTCCGCCCTGAGGATGTGGTCCCCATCCTGCACCACGGGCCGCCCCTGATACCTACTCTCAGAGGGCCAACGTTCCCCCACTCCAGGGTCCGGTCGTACCGCCTTGGCTCTGGCTCCATCCACAGTCGCTGA